The Coffea arabica cultivar ET-39 chromosome 2c, Coffea Arabica ET-39 HiFi, whole genome shotgun sequence genome includes the window ACAACCAAAAGACGTCAATGCTGAGGCAACTTTGCCCCCTTTCCCTTGCACCTTTTTTatgccctctttttttttttctcttttttcttttttctctctctaatcgcttattagttttttttatcaCTCTCCATTTAATGATTGATGTTATTGCAGGAGTTTTAGTTATTGTGTTTGGATCCCTAGAGAGTTTGGGAGAGTGGAGTTGAAGTAGGCTTGGAATTTGGGAACCAGGCTTTgtctaatattatatatatatataatgtttAGATTCAGGAATTAGAGTTGCTATTCTCAAATTCTAttctatttaattttgtttttaaattagCACCATTATTCTtgataatttttataattactATTAAGTTGCTAATTTATTTGGATTgcttctttctccttttttaccatcttattttagaaaaaaaaattatcaattcCATGAGAGGATTATTAGCACATTTTTAGTCCTTACTTGTGGGATTGAAGTTCAACAcgtgggtttgtttggatagaggattatttgtcaaaatttatttgcttacatcatcgttacaatttccaacacatctttttatctttttaattatctttttatttcacatacatcacatcataaaaattaatatagtaaaaatatctcaaataattttatCTCCAGCTTCGAAACAAAAACGTGGTGTGTTTGTGATATTTCATTGCCAGCAAACCTTTTGATATCATTTCAAGCTGGGTCTTGTATTTCTTTAGCTATCCACCTATGAAATTcattatatacaaaaaaaaaaaaaaggaaggaaaataacattatattattatatacTAGCGGTAGTCCACTAGATTGGGAGATGAGATTTGAgtagagaaaaaaataaaaaggaagagaaagtaATAAGTCTTCCCAATTGATTTTGGAGGATGCGCCGGGGGTAAAAAAATTTCCATCCAAAATTGAAcagaaaaggaaggaaatttatagtaaaaaagttttccatccaaaattgaacataaaaaagttttttttttttttaaaactatcCAATCTATCCTTAAAAAAGCTAttgaataaaaatttattaactAATATATTCAagattatttcatttatttatttcataaaCTCTCAAACGTTAAAACCCCTTTTCTTATCCATCACTTTCTCTCATAggctttcttttatttccttttctatcCTCAACTCCCAAACTAGCTGTTGGGCTCTTAGCTAGCGGAGGAGGAGAAGCAAAGAAGTCTTCGTCTCCATTGCAATTTGCGAGGTCAGGGCCTAGTTACAGGGTAAAAAAATGGATCAATTTAATCATCAGGAAACTGTTTATCATCATCAACAAGTTCAGCCCCCAAATCCCCCGCTTCCCGAGTTTGGACAGCCTCCGCCTGATATGCACTTGTCTTCTAATCGCCCCAATCTTGACTCCAGGTTTTGCCCCCGTCCCTTTCTCCTGCAATTCCAGATTCTCAACTTTTGCATGCAAGTTGTATTTATGAGATTGGGTTTTGCTTCCCTGGTGGTTTTTTGCTTTCCAGGTTTAGCTGGGATTGTTTGTCCTGATTTATTTGATCCTGACGCCTTAACTTGTGAACTGTGTGCTAGGGTTTAAGTTAAAATGGGGGGTGTTAATTGGTTAGGAAAAGCATGTGGaacaagttcaaaattttgatgctatATGATGCTGCCCTATTAAAGTGGGCAAATGGGTGTATCTTGGGTAAATTTATTCTGAGAGGTTATGTTACAAGCTACCCATAAATTTAACTAGTTTTTAGAAAGAGAAATCATTAGCTGGAATTATCAGGGAGTGTATGATTGTGGTTGCTTTTCAAGGAAAAGAGGGTACAAGTTTTTAGGTTTAAAATTGTGTAGAAACCTTTACTGTGAATGAGGATTTCTGTTATTGAGTATACAAAGCTTCTCTGACTGGTAAATGCAGTGTaatttgtaggatggaaatgcTTAATATTGGAAAGTGATCCAGTGTGTATATTTGTTATCTGAATGTAAAGAAAGCAGATGATTGAAAATCTGATGAGTTAAATGAAGTTCTGGTTAAGTTTTACTGCATTGCTTACTAGCGTGTGGAAGTTGAAGTGGTAGATGCAACAAGATAATTGCTTTTGACTTTCGTTGAAGAATTATCTGAAAAGGAATACACAAAATCGTGTCAGGCATTTACTGAGGTTAAAGGAAGCGAATGCTGAAAACTGTTGAAACTCAATTAGCTGTTGTCAAGTAATAACACTCACGTCTACCCCATTGACAACCAAAAATGAGAAACACTAAAATTACATGTTTATCATATAAATTTGTGCATCCTTGGCTGATATAGTATTTGACATTCAATACCTCAACAGCTTATGTTCGAGTTGTGGGAAAACCTTATTACCACCCTTGAGACACTTCAAATAAGTGAATAACCTCTTATTTGCACACGACTGGTAGTCCACGTTAGAAATAAGGATTAAGCTTAAAACAGCAGGATTATTTGTGTGGTGATGATTGCTTGTCCTATGGAGCTCACAAACTATATGGAAATTGTAGCTGAGGTCAAAGGATCTACTCCTttccattttccctttgataAATCCTGAGCATTACTTTTGCAGACAACTTCACCACTTCTGGACTCATAAACAAGGAAGGTTCTTGTAATACTAGAAATATGAAGCTTCTCTAATTTATGGTGTCAGCGTGCCTGTATAGCACTTTTTTGTGTGGCGTAGCCAAATGtcggagcaaaaaaaaaattacaaataggGCCACACATCAATTTTCTTGTCTTATAGAGGCACAATCATTTTCCTTCTCTTGTCATGCTTGCACAAGTAATAATCTGTTTCTTGGGTATAGTATTTTCTTACATGGCAATAAATATGCTGCTTTACAATGGTCAACATATTTTTCCGCCATCATCCTCTTGTATTAGGTGCAGTAGAATTCATGATTTCATTGAAATTTTGCTGATTTATTCTGTAAATGCCATGGATCAATGTAGCTTAGTTTGAGAATAGAGCACTTTTTCTTTGAGTCTCGAGTGTGTTGTTGAGGATGGATGGTGATTGTTAAATACAAGTCAATTTATCAGTCTTTCAAAATCGAATCTCTGCCAGACTTACATAGAGAGAGAGATTTATTTCCTGCCTTGTGAAACATAGGTCTTTTGTGTATTTTAGTTCTCTGCTAAATGTACTGTGTTTACCCATTCATAAGATGAATATCTAGCATCCAGTTGGCATAGTATCGATTCGCAAAAATGGTATAACAGGTCATATAGCTTGGGTCTTTGATAGATGAAACTTGATAACCCTTTATACACAAGAGTATATATCTCTGCTGGATAAAATTGTTTTTGAAACattaaatttttcatatatattttACTGGCCCTTCTCTCTCAcctcccccctctctctctctatctctctgtCTTTTTATGTCCTTATTCTCCTTATTGCCTGGGTCGTCACTTGAAGGCCAGAAGCAGTGCCAAAGGACTCCATTGCCACAAGGAAAGTTCAAAAAGCTGACCGTGAGAAGCTACGGAGGGATCGCTTAAATGAGCAGTTTGCTGAGTTGGGAAATACCCTTGGTAAGCCCAAAAGTTTTGAATTAGCTTGGTAACGTGGCAACTAATGCATTCTGCTTTCTATGAAATCCGTTGAACATCTTATCCTGGAACTCATTATAATGAAAATAGTATCCCAGAAATGTATATTGTGAGTGGGTTCATATCTCTTCTTCTGTACCTTGCTTTACTCGCAGAATCTTATGCAATTTTCTCATTActtgaatttctttttctttgactTATAAAGAGTTTGCCCCATTTGTAAGGAATTGTTTAACCAAATCCTTCTGAAGATTCACCACTTTAGTGGATTTTTTCTCTGGTCAAATCTCATTCGTGACATGGTCTAAAATTATCACATCTGGAGGCACATTGCCACCGGATATTCTCATAGCAATCCCCAGtggacttctttttttttttttaaatttagtaTGCTAGTTACTGTTAAACATTAAGCATTAAATGACTGCTTGACTTCATAGCAGAAGTGGGGACCAGTTGTGGGACATTCATGTCATGGATCTTTTAACGCTTGTTCCCTCTCCTCATTACCTTAATACTGGAAAACGATTTGCACTCTACTATAGTTGATGTCTCATGTGCTTTCTGTTTAGTTTTGTAGAGCAACTAGACAACTGTATGACGATGTTTAATCCTGCACCCCTATAAACCCTCCTTGAATAGACAAAATCGTAATTTCTGGTATTACTTGAAACAACCAAGAGATTTTATATATTCAATTTTCAGCCGGTATGATCATGAAAGTAGCTTGTTGTTATGTAGTGTTGTCACTGGTGTTTCCCAAACATCTGTAACTTGGGCTGATTATGAAGTTTGATTTCAACCGCAAAACTTTGTCAAGAAACTTATTAGTTCTGTACATATGGTTGAACCTATATCCCttttttgtttggttcaagTAACTTATTTACCTGTAGTAAGTTTCATGTGATTTTTTTCTCATTAGATGTGTTTAACGAGTTTGCAGATCCTGATAGGCCAAAAAATGACAAAGCATCTATCCTCACTGATGCTATCCAAATGGTGAAGGAATTGACTGCTCAGATTGACAAATTAAAAGCTGAACATGCTGCACTTAACGAAGAATCTCGTGAGGTGATTGTTCTAGCTACTCATccccttttttcccctttcttttcttctcctcacGGCCCGGTGAGGACTGTTTTACTGAATACTTCCATTTCCAAGCAGTTGACTCAGGAGAAAAATGATCTTCGAGAAGAGAAGGCATCTCTTAAGTCAGATATTGAGAGCCTTAATGCACAACATCAGCAGAGAGTGAGAGCTATGTATCCGTGGGCAGGCATGGATCATTCTGTTGTTATGCACCCAGCTTCTTATCCTTTTCCATTGCCCATGCCGATACCTGCTGGTCCAATTCCCATGCATCCATCTTTGCAGCCATTCCCACTATATGGGAATCAGAATGCTGCGGTTGTTCCAAGTCCTGTGTCAACTTTTGTTCCATATATGGCTCCTAATAGCATTATTGAACAGCAATCAACACAACATGTTTCTCAAGTAACACAGCCTGGTAGCAGATCCCATACTTCAAGCAGGCAAGATTCTAGACCCAAAGCATGCAATCAGAAGGATAGCAGAAGTGAAAAAAGCGAGACTTCAGATGATGTTGCAACTGACCTTGAGCTCAAGACCCCTGGGTCTACAGTAGAACAGGTTAAAATACAGGGTTTATTCTACTCTGTCAAGAAGGTCTTTTAGGTAAAATAATGAAGAGAATTTGACATGGCTGAACAACCTTGTGCAGGATGTTTCACCTGGACAAAGAAAAGCCAAAAGATCATCTAGGAAGGAGAGTAACATTACGGAAGGAAGTTCTTCAAGCAGGTGTTCATCATCTCACAGTGTACAGGCTGCTTCGTCAAGTAGTGTAGTTGGTGGCACAAAAACAGATGAGTGAAGGAGGAAACCTGAACCTGGTTATTTCAAATTCATTCTCCTCTCTTAATCACTCTGAGTTAACCTTTGTCAACTGCTGGTGGCATTCTTCTACTCTGGTGTGCAGCAGCTGCGGCGGACTTCAGCTGGATACCAGAGGACGAGTCCAAGTGTAAATATGGTGTAGTTCCTCTCCATAAGTAGGTTAGTGCTTCCACAGGACGTGGATTATAATGGAGCCAGCATCTGGAAAAGTAATTTCAGAGGTGATCTATGTAAGCTTTGCTTTATATTTTTTGACCTGTTATCACGCATTCCTTCTTTCTTGTTGTACAGCTTTGtgtaaattttatgttttaaggaTTAGATAAAGATTTTACTGACTTCAAGGctgatcaa containing:
- the LOC140035066 gene encoding transcription factor bHLH121-like gives rise to the protein MDQFNHQETVYHHQQVQPPNPPLPEFGQPPPDMHLSSNRPNLDSRPEAVPKDSIATRKVQKADREKLRRDRLNEQFAELGNTLDPDRPKNDKASILTDAIQMVKELTAQIDKLKAEHAALNEESRELTQEKNDLREEKASLKSDIESLNAQHQQRVRAMYPWAGMDHSVVMHPASYPFPLPMPIPAGPIPMHPSLQPFPLYGNQNAAVVPSPVSTFVPYMAPNSIIEQQSTQHVSQVTQPGSRSHTSSRQDSRPKACNQKDSRSEKSETSDDVATDLELKTPGSTVEQDVSPGQRKAKRSSRKESNITEGSSSSRCSSSHSVQAASSSSVVGGTKTDE